The region GCAAAGCCGATGGTCGGGCGCTTGGGCGGAGTGTCGAGCGCGATGCTGGTGACGCGCCGGCCGGTCGGCGATTCGACGTGTGCGCCGGCGGCGTCGATCGGCAGGCCGAGCATTTCGGCGACCGCGCCGTTCTGCATCAACTCCTTCACTTCCGCCGACGTAATAAAGCCGTCTTCATGCAGCGGACATTTCGGCCCGATATTGCCGATGCCGACAAACGCGACATCCGCCTGAGCCGACAGCGATTCGACGATCCGGTACAGCCGGTGATTGCACCACTGCGCGCGTTCGGCTTCGCTGTCGGCGAGCAGCGGCGCGGGCAGCAGAAAATGCTTGCCGCCGGTCTTCTCGGAAATGTGCAGCGCGACGTCGTAGCGGTTCGAGGAGCCGTCCGAGGCGATCGCCCCGACCATCGATACCAACCGGTGCTGCGGACGCTCCAGCTGCGCGATCTGATCGACCGCGGCCTTCAGCGTACGGCCGCTGCTGACCGCGACCACCATCGGCTTTTCCTCGACGAGATAGCGCTCCATCACCTGGGCGCCGGCTACCGCCAGCTTGCGGTTGACTTCCTCCGTCGTGTCGCTGTCGATCGGCACCACTTCGCACATGCTCAGGCCGTAGCGCTTTGACAGCTGATCGGCGAGCGCGAGGCAATCGGCCAGTTGATGATCGACCCGCACGCGAATCAGATTCTTCTCCACCGCGAAGGCGACCAGCCGTTGCGCGACCGGGCGTGACACCTGCAGTTTCTCGGCGATTTCGTTCTGGGTATTGCCGGCGACGTAGTAAAGCCACGCGGCGCGCGTGGCGAGGTCGAGTTTTTCGGTGGACTTGGGCACGGTGACGTTTCGCTTTTAGTGCGCCGATGATAGCAGCCGGTGTTCGCATCGCAGCGTATCGCAACGCGAACCCGGCTACGGTTTTCCGGGTTAGGCGAGCGGCTTCCGCGCCGGCTCGAACAGCGGCCGCACGTGGCGGTAGAGCGCGCGATACGCTTCGAGGCGCGTGCGCAACTCAGCATGCCGTTGCGGGTTCGGCGTGAACTCCTTTTCGATCGGCGGTTTGGTCAGCACCTTGGCGGGGTCGCCGCCGGCCGCCAGCCAGCCAAGGCGAGCCGCGCCCAGCGCCGCGCCGGTTTCGCCACCGCCGTGCTTGCGGGTGGCGGTGTTGAGCGCGTCGGCGAGCAGTTGGGCCCAGTAGTCGCTGCGTGCGCCGCCGCCGAGCAGCGAGAGCGCCTTCGCCTCGGTGCCTGCCGCGCGCAACGCGTCGAGGCCGTCGGTCAATGCGAGCGTGACGCCTTCGAGCACCGCATAGCCGAGCAACGCGCGATCGGTCGCGTGGTTCATGCCGAAGAACACGCCTTGGGCATACGGATCGTTATGCGGTGTGCGTTCGCCCGAGAGATACGGCAGGAATAGCGGCGCGGTGTTCAACGCGGCGGGCGCGAGCGCCTCGATTTCGGCGAGCAGCGTCGGTTCGTCGGTGGAGGTGAGCTTGCAGACCCAGCGCAGACAACTCGCCGCCGACAACACCACGCTCATCTGATGCCAGCGATCCGGAATCGCGTGGCAGAACGCGTGCACCGCGGAGGCCGGATTCGGTCTGAAACTATCGCCGACCACGCACAGCACGCCCGACGTGCCGAGCGACACGAAGCCGTCGCCCGGTTGCGTCGCGCCGATGCCGATCGCGCTGGTCGCATTGTCGCCGCCGCCGGCCGCGACGATCACGCCGTCGCTCAGGCCGAATTCGCGTGCCACTTCGGGCAGCAGGGTGCCGGACGGCTCGCTGCCTTCGCACAGGCTCGGCATCTGCGCGCGCGTCATGTCACAGGCGGCGAGCAGCGAATCGGACCAGTCGCGTTTGGCGACGTCGAGCCACAACGTGCCGGCCGCATCCGATGGATCGGAGACCTTGCCGCCGGTCAGTTGCAGACGCAGGTAATCTTTCGGCAGCAGCACGCAGGCGGTCTGCGCGAAGATTTCCGGTTCATGACGCGCAACCCATAGCAGCTTCGGCGCGGTGAACCCCGGCATCGCCAGATTGCCCGCGACGCTGTGCAGTTCCGGTGCGCGCTCGGTCAGTTCCGCACACTCCTTGTCGCTGCGCATGTCGTTCCATAGGATCGCGGGCCGCAGTACGCGGTCTTGCGCGTCGAGCAGCACGGCGCCGTGCATCTGCCCCGAGAGGCCGATGCCGCGGATCTGCGCGAATTCGTCGGGATGTCTGGCGCGCAAGGCCGCTAATGCCGTGCGCGTGCCGGCCCACCAGTCCGCGGGATTCTGTTCGGCCCAACGCTGATGCGGGCGCGAAACGGTAAAGGGTGAGCCTGCGGTGCCGATCACGCGTCCATTGGAGGCGAGCAGCAGGACTTTCACTTCGGACGTGCCGAGGTCGATGCCAAGATACATGGGCGCGGAACCTTCGTCGTTAGAGATGCGCTACTTTAGCCGCACATGGCGGGCGGTGCCATGCGCATTAAGCCTGGCACCGTGGCGAGTTGATGCGGCGCCAGCCGCGGCGCTGGTCGCCGCGCTAGCCGCCGCATTAGTCGTCACATTAGCCGTCGCGTTGAATCAAGCCGCGCCGCGTTTGCCGAGCCATACGTCGGCGCGCGCCAATGCGCCCGCCAACACCGATTCCAGTTCGGGCGTCTGCGCCATGCTGCCCCACAGCAGCCGGTCCGCGGCGAACGCCTGCAACGGATCCGGCGCCGCAAAAAAGCCACGCGCGACGCGCTCGTCCATCACGCCATCCTGATACGCATACGGCAGCTTGCCGGCCTGCCAGCGGTCGAGGAAGCGGAAGAACAACGCCGGCAGCATCGCAGTCGCCGCCGGTGCGACGCCGCGCTCGAAGCATTCGGCGAGCGTCGGCGCGATAAAGCCGGGGAGCTTCGAAAAGCCGTCGGCCGCGACGCGTTGATTGGTGTCCTGGATATACGGATTGCTGAAGCGTTCGAGCACCACGTCGCGATAGCGTTCGAGATCGAGCGGACTCGGCGTGAGGCACGGGATCACGTCTTCGGTCACGTAATCGAAGGCGAATTGGCGAATGTCCGGGTCCAGCGTGCCTTCGTGGATGTAGTTCAGCCCGACCAGCGTGCCCGCCCACGCGATGCAGCTATGCGTCGCGTTGAGAATACGGATCTTGGCTTCCTCGTATGGCATCACGGAGTCGACCAGTTCCGCGCCAACCTTTTCCCAGGCTGGACGTCCAGCAATAAACCGGTCTTCGATCACCCATTGGATGAATGCCTCGCCCATCACCGGGCACGCGTCGTCCACACCGGTGGCGGCTTTGACGCGTTCGCGCACGTCCGGGGTGGGGCGCGGCGTAATGCGATCGACCATCGAACTGGGGCACAGGGTGTTGTCGTCGAACCATTGCGCCAGTTCTTGCGCGCCGCGCCGTTCGAGAAACTCGCTCATCCCGGCGTGAAAACGCTCGCCGTTGCTGCGCAGGTTGTCGCAGGTTTGCAGCGTGACCGGACCGGCGCCGCGCTTCATGCGCGCGTCGAGAATCGCCGCGAGCGCGCCGTAGATCGTGGTGTGGCCGCCTTTCAGATCGGCGGCGAGATCGGCGTTGGCAGTGTCGAGTTCGTCCCGTTCGTCGAGGTAATAGCCGCCCTCGGTGACGGTGAACGCGATGATCTTGCAGGCCGGATCGGCGCCCGCTTCGATCAGCGCATCGAGACTCTCGGACCACGGCACCACGCGCTCGATCGAACGAATCGTCTCGTACGCGCGTTCGCCCTGCGGCGTGACGGTCTCGAGCGTATAGGCGCCTTTTTGCGCGGCAAGCGCATCGAGTACCACGTTCATGTCGCTGCGAATATTGCCGACCGTTAGCGACCAATGCGGCTCGCCGGCCGGCCGCGCCTCGTTCAATCGGTGGAGGTACCACGCCTGATGCGCGCGATGGAACGATCCCGCGCCGATGTGCAGGATCACGTGTGCGGCCGCGCCGCTTCCTTGCCCGCTGTTCATGTGCGTCTCCTGAATGTCCTTGACCGCACGGCTCGGAGCGTGCGTTTTTCTTGAGTGGAGCATTTGCTCTATCTGTGAGCGAATGATCGTACCCGCCGAAACGAAAGTCAAGGCGACGTGAACGGCTTTTCGTGGCGCAGCGCGGCGTGGCGGGGTTTCTGGCAGCATGGGCTGTCACGCAACGCGTTACGGGTCGCGTCTGAGCGAGCCTGTTGCATTGCATCAAATTTGACTTGAAGCGCGCCAGGACTAACCCGAGTGCAAAAAAGTATCGGTCCGCGGTTTCATTTTCAGTGGTGGATAACGCGTGAGAAGTCTACTTTTCGCTATACAAGATGAAGATCAGCGGCGCCTCAGTGAGCCGCTTCATGGAGGAAGGAGACGCGATGCAACCGGATCTCGAAATCGTTGCCGTACGCCGCGACGAATCGTTCAAAGTGTGGTCGCACGGCTATCCGTATCGCACGGTGCGCTGGCACTTTCACCCCGAATACGAAATCCATCTGATCGTGGCGACGACGGGCAAGATGTTCGTCGGTGACCATATCAGCGGCTTTGCGCCCGGCAACCTGGTGTTGATGGGCCCGAACCTGCCGCATAACTGGGTCAGCGACGTGCCGGAAGGCGAGACCATCGCGCAGCGCAATCTGGTTGTGCAATTCAGCCAGGAATTCGTGTCGGGCTGTCTCGAGCGTTTTCCGGAATGGCGTCAGGTCGAAGCACTGCTCGCCGATTCTCGCCGCGGCGTGTCGTTCGGCGCTCAAACGAGCGCGGCGATCCAGCCGCTATTCCTCGAATTGCTGGCGGCGCGCGGGCTGCGCCGTCTCGTGCTGTTCATGTCGATGCTGGAAATACTGATGAACGCGGAGGATCGCGAGACGCTCGCGAGCCCTGCGTACCAGGCCGATCCAACGGGCTTCGCGTCGACCCGCATCAATCACGCGTTGTCGTATATCGGCAAGAACCTCGCGGGCGAGTTGCGCGAGTCGGATCTGGCGCAGCTCGCCGGGCAGAGCGTCAGCGCGTTTTCACGTTACTTCCGCCGTCATACCGGGCTGCCGTTCGTGCAGTACGTGAACCGGATGCGCATCAATCTCGCGTGCCAGTTGCTCACGGACGATGACCTGAGCGTGACCGATATCTGCTTCAAGGCGGGCTTTAACAATCTGTCGAATTTCAATCGACAGTTTCTCGCGGTCAAGGGCATGGCGCCTTCGAAGTTTCGCCGCTATCAGCAACTGAACGACGCGAGCCGCGACGCTTCCGAAGAAGCGGCGGCGCGCGGCGCGGGCATCGACGATGCACCCGCGATCGTGCCGTCGCCAGGTTTGCCTCGCACTGCAGCCGCCGCTTATCCACCGACGTAGCCATACGTAGCCCCGCCTAAGCAATAAGCCGAAGCGTTTCATTTCACCCGCGTTTCAACACGCATCGCGCTGTTCCGGACAGCGTGAGGGGCGTGCTTACTTTTAAATAACGGAGACAACCATGATGCAATTCCATTTCACTTCGAAGCAGGCATCGTTGAAGGCATTCGCGACGCTCGCGCTCGGCCTGTCGTTCATCGCCGCGCCTGCGGCACAAGCCACGCCGTTGAAAATCGGCATGACGTTCCAGGAGCTGAACAACCCGTACTTCGTGACGATGCAAAAGGCGTTGAACGACGCGGCGGGGACGATGGGCGCAACGGTGGTCGTCACCGACGCGCATCACGACGTCAGCAAACAGGTCAGCGACGTCGAAGACATGCTGCAAAAGAAGATCGACATCCTGCTCGTGAATCCGACCGATTCGACTGGCATTCAGTCGGCGGTGAGCTCGGCGAAGAAGGCGGGCGTGGTGGTGGTTGCGGTCGATGCGAACGCGAACGGTCCAGTCGATTCGTTCGTTGGCTCGAAGAACTTCGACGCGGGGCAGATGGCGTGCGAGTACCTGGCGAAGTCGATTGGCGGCAGCGGTGAAGTGGCGATTCTCGACGGCATTCCGGTCGTGCCGATTCTCGAACGCGTGCGCGGCTGCAAGGCGGCGCTCGCGAAAGTGCCGGGCGTGAAACTCGTCGATACGCAGAACGGCAAGCAGGAACGCGCGACAGCACTGTCCGTCACCGAGAACATGATTCAGGCGCATCCGAATCTGAAGGGCGTGTTCAGCGTGAACGACGGCGGCTCGATGGGTGCGCTCTCGGCGATCGAAGCGTCGGGCAAGGATATCAAGCTCACCAGTGTCGACGGTGCGCCGGAAGCGATTGCCGCGATCCAGAAACCGAATTCGAAGTTCGTCGAAACCTCCGCGCAGTTCCCGGCCGACCAGGTGCGCATCGCGCTCGGCGTCGCGTTGGCGAAGAAGTGGGGCGCCAGTGTGCCGAAAGCGATTCCGGTCGACGTGAAGATGGTCGACAAGAGCAATGCGAAGGGCTTCAGCTGGTAAGTCGAGCGCGAGTTGCTGTGCTCTTCCGGAGTGCAGCAGCTCGCCGCAGAGGAGGACCCGATGGACACGATTCTCAAACTCGATCAGATCACCAAGAGCTTTCCCGGCGTGAAGGCGCTGCAAGGTATTCACCTGGACATTGCGCGCGGCGAGATTCACGCATTGCTCGGCGAAAACGGCGCGGGCAAATCGACGCTGATGAAGATCCTGTGCGGCATCTATCAGCCGGACGAAGGCACCATCACGATTGACGGCCAGGTGCGCCACTTCACGAACTATCACGATGCGGTCGCTGCGGGCGTCGGCATCGTGTTTCAGGAGTTCAGCCTGATTCCGTATCTGAATGCGGTGGAGAATATGTTTCTCGGCCGCGAGTTGAAGAACGGTTTGGGTCTGCTCGAACGCGGCAAGATGCGGCGCGCGGCAGCGGCGATTTTCGAGCGGCTCGGAGTGGGGATCGATCTGTCGGTGCCGATTCGCGAGTTGTCGGTCGCGCAGCAGCAGTTCGTCGAAATCGGTAAGGCGTTGTCGCTGGAAGCGCGCATTCTGATTCTGGATGAGCCGACCGCAACGCTCACGCCCGCGGAAGCCGAGCATCTGTTCGCGATCATGCGCGATCTGAAACAGCAGGGCGTCGCGATGATTTTCATCTCGCATCACCTCGAAGAGATTTTCGAGGTGTGCGACCGCATTACGGTGCTGCGCGACGGCCAGTATGTAGGCATGACCGAGGTCGCGCAATCCG is a window of Paraburkholderia sp. IMGN_8 DNA encoding:
- a CDS encoding substrate-binding domain-containing protein; amino-acid sequence: MQFHFTSKQASLKAFATLALGLSFIAAPAAQATPLKIGMTFQELNNPYFVTMQKALNDAAGTMGATVVVTDAHHDVSKQVSDVEDMLQKKIDILLVNPTDSTGIQSAVSSAKKAGVVVVAVDANANGPVDSFVGSKNFDAGQMACEYLAKSIGGSGEVAILDGIPVVPILERVRGCKAALAKVPGVKLVDTQNGKQERATALSVTENMIQAHPNLKGVFSVNDGGSMGALSAIEASGKDIKLTSVDGAPEAIAAIQKPNSKFVETSAQFPADQVRIALGVALAKKWGASVPKAIPVDVKMVDKSNAKGFSW
- the xylB gene encoding xylulokinase, which codes for MYLGIDLGTSEVKVLLLASNGRVIGTAGSPFTVSRPHQRWAEQNPADWWAGTRTALAALRARHPDEFAQIRGIGLSGQMHGAVLLDAQDRVLRPAILWNDMRSDKECAELTERAPELHSVAGNLAMPGFTAPKLLWVARHEPEIFAQTACVLLPKDYLRLQLTGGKVSDPSDAAGTLWLDVAKRDWSDSLLAACDMTRAQMPSLCEGSEPSGTLLPEVAREFGLSDGVIVAAGGGDNATSAIGIGATQPGDGFVSLGTSGVLCVVGDSFRPNPASAVHAFCHAIPDRWHQMSVVLSAASCLRWVCKLTSTDEPTLLAEIEALAPAALNTAPLFLPYLSGERTPHNDPYAQGVFFGMNHATDRALLGYAVLEGVTLALTDGLDALRAAGTEAKALSLLGGGARSDYWAQLLADALNTATRKHGGGETGAALGAARLGWLAAGGDPAKVLTKPPIEKEFTPNPQRHAELRTRLEAYRALYRHVRPLFEPARKPLA
- a CDS encoding AraC family transcriptional regulator, with protein sequence MQPDLEIVAVRRDESFKVWSHGYPYRTVRWHFHPEYEIHLIVATTGKMFVGDHISGFAPGNLVLMGPNLPHNWVSDVPEGETIAQRNLVVQFSQEFVSGCLERFPEWRQVEALLADSRRGVSFGAQTSAAIQPLFLELLAARGLRRLVLFMSMLEILMNAEDRETLASPAYQADPTGFASTRINHALSYIGKNLAGELRESDLAQLAGQSVSAFSRYFRRHTGLPFVQYVNRMRINLACQLLTDDDLSVTDICFKAGFNNLSNFNRQFLAVKGMAPSKFRRYQQLNDASRDASEEAAARGAGIDDAPAIVPSPGLPRTAAAAYPPT
- a CDS encoding sugar-binding transcriptional regulator yields the protein MPKSTEKLDLATRAAWLYYVAGNTQNEIAEKLQVSRPVAQRLVAFAVEKNLIRVRVDHQLADCLALADQLSKRYGLSMCEVVPIDSDTTEEVNRKLAVAGAQVMERYLVEEKPMVVAVSSGRTLKAAVDQIAQLERPQHRLVSMVGAIASDGSSNRYDVALHISEKTGGKHFLLPAPLLADSEAERAQWCNHRLYRIVESLSAQADVAFVGIGNIGPKCPLHEDGFITSAEVKELMQNGAVAEMLGLPIDAAGAHVESPTGRRVTSIALDTPPKRPTIGFAGGARKREAVIAVLKGGWLSGLVTDELCARAALEA
- the dalD gene encoding D-arabinitol 4-dehydrogenase, translating into MNSGQGSGAAAHVILHIGAGSFHRAHQAWYLHRLNEARPAGEPHWSLTVGNIRSDMNVVLDALAAQKGAYTLETVTPQGERAYETIRSIERVVPWSESLDALIEAGADPACKIIAFTVTEGGYYLDERDELDTANADLAADLKGGHTTIYGALAAILDARMKRGAGPVTLQTCDNLRSNGERFHAGMSEFLERRGAQELAQWFDDNTLCPSSMVDRITPRPTPDVRERVKAATGVDDACPVMGEAFIQWVIEDRFIAGRPAWEKVGAELVDSVMPYEEAKIRILNATHSCIAWAGTLVGLNYIHEGTLDPDIRQFAFDYVTEDVIPCLTPSPLDLERYRDVVLERFSNPYIQDTNQRVAADGFSKLPGFIAPTLAECFERGVAPAATAMLPALFFRFLDRWQAGKLPYAYQDGVMDERVARGFFAAPDPLQAFAADRLLWGSMAQTPELESVLAGALARADVWLGKRGAA